From the Pyrenophora tritici-repentis strain M4 chromosome 5, whole genome shotgun sequence genome, the window GAGTGCCAGAGACGTTGGGTGGAATTTGGTGGAGTCGAGTGCGGGACGCAACAATTTTGTTATCGCAATCGATTAGCGATAGCAATTTTGGCTCCTCGGCTGTGGCGTCATGCAGCATATTGGCACCCTTGCACCGCCACCGGATGGACATGCAACACCAAGAAAGTACCGACAGTAATTCATTTTCATTCATGTCGTCTATGCCATCACCTCGGCTTCTTGGCTCCTTTCTCGCATTTGAACCGCGAATGTCCATGTCCATCTCTTCTTTTTGCAATTCATGCATGCCACCCATTCATCTTCTAGCAGATACGCTCATCATGTTGACTGTTCTGCGCGGCGACATGCAAACAAGGAAGACAATGTCAGATTGCCATGCCTCACCGGTTGCATCTAGATCGCATCCAAGAATCACGTCAAAAACAGCCAGTGGGCCTTCTCTCACCTCCGAATGGTGCATTCTAATATCGTGCCGTTTGCTTCGTAGCATCCCGCGCATCTATCATAGTCGTCTGCTTCAACATCTTACCTTCCAATGACGATAGTACCCTGAACCAATCAATTGCCTTTCCCTTGGGTGCTGATGCTGTTATCTCCTCCGAAATCGCAGCTCGTCTCTGTCTATTACCTTCTTGTGTTGTTTGAAGCAGCTGCATCGGTGTGCGGTCGCGCCTGCCTTTACCCTGACTTCGCCCAAGCAAACGTCCTCCTCAGCCAGTACCTTGCAGCCTTCACCTACATAAACCTCTCCACTGCCAGTTCGCAACATTGATATAAAGCGCGCAACATCCATTTCTTCCCTTCTCCACAACACTCTTTCAAATCAAATATCAACAGCCACTCTTGACTCAGCCTCCACCATCCATCACCATGCCCAGTCGCAAACAAGCTCACGTCTATAACCAGGACGACATTGATAGGTATGTACACTCAACTGACAAGCGCTCTTTCTATGACAAGAGCACAGCTAACATGATCAGACTCAAGGGCATCGCACTTCCACCAAGGCTCAAATGCGGTCTCTGCCACAAGAATGTGCCCCTAATCAGGTTCTCCACCAAACAACAAACCGATGCCCGCTCGCAAATTCGGAGTTTTGGTAAGATACTGAAGCACATCAACTGCCAGGACTGCGTGGGGAGGCAGACAGTCGAGCTCGAATGCAGCATGTGCGGAAAGACAAAGGGTATCGACTCCTTTGCTAGGACGCAACGCCGAAAGACTGATACTGCCAAATGCTTTGTGTGCATCGAGAGGCAGCTTGCCGACAACGCATATGAAGAGGGCAAGTACGAAGATCTTAGCAACGCTTTCACTCCGGATCACTCCAATGGCCATGCTCCCGAGTACTTTTCCTCGGCTCTGAGCAGTACTGCTTCCAACGTAAGTGTCGCATTGTCACTAAACACGAACATTTACTGGATACGTTTGCTGACACCGATAGGTTGACGATGGATGGAAATCTGTCAACGATGGCAGCCGTCGTCGCCAAGAACTAGAAGCCAATGGCGCCCGTCGCAAAGGACTTGTAGATGGAGGCATCGCCTTGTCGACCGACTTCCAGAGGGCATTGTCCATGTCGGGCTCCGCAAGTGACAGCTTGATCGATACCGAGTACGCCTTCCCTGCCGGCCGCAACGGCGATGGTGACTCTAGCGAACCACGCACCAAATCATGGCACACAAAGTCCATTGAAGTCTTGAGTGCAAGCTCTGGCTTTGATCCGAACGCATACGGCCGTCGGACCACGCCTTCCGTTTCTGGCTCTTCCCGATCATTCGCCTCCAGCGTGGCTGAGCGATCCGATACCACGGAGATTCGTCCCAACGGCTGGGCCAAGATTAGGGCTGCTCCTCGCGCTTCTATCGTTGATGCGTgggatgatgatgatgatgatgatgatgatgatgatgatgatgatgatgatgatgatgaggatgaggacAGAGAAGATGATAGCGATGAGAGCagcgatgatgatgacgataCGGTAATCTAGAAGTGGTTTTTGGCTCTGGAGTAAATGCGGACACTCTCAACCTCTCAACGGAACTGTGTGATTCTGGGTAAGGTCAGGATCGTGGCTGTGGCTCAATCTGATGATGGTTCATCTTTGGCAGACCTATAGGGTTTCTTTCGTGCTTTGGAGTTGGTATGCTCATTAGGGACGTGCAGCCTCAAAAGTGATTTATCATTTTAGGAGTTATTGGTAGCAAATCAATCGAGGTGATATACATGAGCCTTTCCAATCCATATAGTGACGGGAAAGATTGTTTCAAGACATCAGTGAGCCAGGTATGCAGCTGTACTAGCGAAATATTGATCTGACTATGGTCAAGGTATAGTATGAAGAGACGTGAAAAGCAACTGTCAGGGGTAGACTAAACCTGATCAAGGGACAAATTGCCACCACGTGATTGCGCGCTCATCACGTGACCCGGAGACGCGCCTCCCTCGCTCGCATGTCGCACCCCGCTCACCAACCCCAACACACGTTACCAACACAACTTCTATCGTTTGTGTCAATCACGTATAAAGCATTCTGCAATTTGAACACGAATTAGACTATTCGACATCATGTAGGTCACAAACCTTACTTTGAATGCGCGATACTGACGAGTGGCGACAGGAGCGGGCGACGAGCTAGAGGCGCTGGCAGAGGTGCTGGCATTCGTGGTCCACACTCCGCACTGACGGACTTTCTGGCGGTAAGTCAAAGATACGATTTTACCATGATATGAACTCTCGGGAACAGATGCCTGCATTCTTTCAAAGTGAAAGATCAAGAGGCGGCTTCATGAAAGAGAATCGCCGCGTGTCAAACCACGTACTAACATCAATGATAGGCAAATAACATTTCCGCGCAGGAAATTCGCGATTCCTACGCGAACCGACTCAGGGAAGCCGAGCAAGCTGCACAGTCGGAAGACAATGGCGAAGGACCGTCAAATGCTGGTGGagatgaggaagaggaagaagacTTGCAGGCAGAGTCGTCCGCCATGGCCGCCGAGCGGGTTCGCAAGCGCAAGCGTAACCAGGAAGATGCTATAGCAAAGATCAAGAAGGGCAAGGCTGCGAAGAAGGTGccaaagaagaaaaagaaggaCTCAGATGACGACTCTGACTTTGAGGGTGTCATGGACATGTACAAAAAGGCCAAGCCTCTGCCCGGTCAACTGGAGAACTGCGAAATCTGTAACAAACGTTTCACAGTTACTCCATACAGCAAGGCTGGTCCAGATGGAGGTCTGCTCTGTACCCCGTGTGGCAAGGAGATGGCCAAGGACGCAAAAGCAGAGAAGAAGGCGAGTAAGCCAGTGGTACGCAAGGGACGCAGAAAGATTGAGAGCAACCGTCTCGACGGCATGACTGTATGCGGACCCAAGTCTCTGCAACAGCTCTGCATCGAGAAGCTAGCCCAACATTCTGAAGACATTGACGAACTCGGCGAGATGCCAGAAGCAATCATGAACCGCATCAGCGAGATATTCTCCAAGAAACGCCACATGAACTCTACAACCATGAAGCTCTTCCTCCAACCCGACATGGAACGCGTCGCCATCCACGAAGCCGCCTACCTCGAAACCGAAGATTACGACCAGATCTTCGCCGTTTGTCCATACGTCAAGAGTCTCTCCCTCCGCAACTGTTGCCAGTTCAAAGACAGCAACATCGACTACATGAACTCGCAAGCAAAAGCCCTCCAGCACATCCAACTCCTTGGCGCTAACCTCGTCACAAACGACAAATGGGCCGAACTCTTCATCGCGCGGGGATCCGATTTGAAAACTTTGAAAGTAGAATGGCTCGACGCGGCCTTTGACGACGAAGCCGTAGAAGCCCTCACAACGTTCTGTCCGAACCTTGAACGCCTGAAAATTGAGCGTTGTAAGAAAATCGGTGCTGACAGTATTGATGCGATCGCGAGGTTGGAACATTTGCAACACCTCACTCTTCGCTTCTACGACCCGATTACGCATACGAAATTGATCCACCTCATCACGTCTGTGGGGCATAACCTGCAAACCCTCTGTCTCGAGCACTTCCTCGACGCCACCTCCGAGGCTACCGATGACGTCCTATCCGCTATCCACAGCACATGCAACAAGCTACGTAAATTCCGCTTTACAGAAAACAGCGAGTGCAGCGATGCGGGTTATGTGGCGTTATTCACGGACTGGGCGAACCCGCCGTTGAGATACGTAGATTTGAATTCTACCCGGGATCTCGACAACACCAACCCCGACGGTCCCCTCGACGACCCCATCGGTCTCGCAGACGCTGGGTTCAAAGCACTAATATCGCACTCTGGTTCCAAAATCGAATATCTGGATATCTCATCTTGCCGGCACATCTCCCACGAAACTTTTATCCACATCTTCAATGCGAAAACACGGTATCCGCATCTCCGGGAAATCAACCTCAGCTTCTGTCCTGTCGTGGATGAGGAAGTTGTCGCCGGTGTGTTTGTCTCGTGTCCGGAGTTGAGGAAAGTGGTTAcgtttgggtgttttggCGTGGGCGAGGTGAGGGTGCCGGAGGGGGTGGTGTTAATTGGGGCGCCGAGGGCGAGGGAGAGGGTGGAGCAGTTTGGAGGGGTGGGGTGGGAGGTGGAGATGGGGGGTGGTGGGGGAGGGTTGTGCCTGTTGTGGGATGAGTGTGAGAGAAGGATTTTTACGGCGAAAAAAGTATAGGGTTAGGGGGTAatctttctttctttctttccGATGAATGATGTACTACGGGAACGATACCATGAGAGGAATAAAAGCTTTATAGAATATGCTTCTTGATTTTTTCAAAAAAGGCGGTTATATCTAAGGCGGTCTTGTTTGCTCTTCTACGTTATCATCTTGTTTTCTGAGAGCAAATGTCGCGAATGCTGGACGCTGGTAGGTACACAGGCGATACTCTCACGCCTTATCCTCGTGTGCACTTAATCGACAATATTGAACCCACCATCCAGGTTCCTCAGCACCCTGATTCGCACACAGGTCTACCTGACAGACCATACGCAGTCTTTCCCCTCCCCCACGAAAAAAAAAATCCATCCATGTACGTACACCCACCCCCTCAGACCTTACTCAACCAAACCATAAACCCAAACTGCACCACATAACTATACACGAACAAAAACTGCGTCCTCCGATTCTTCTGGCTCTTCCCACCATAACCCGGAGCGACATTGCCGCCAATATTGCCCTGCCCACTCTGATCAGGCAGCAGCACATAGCGCAGACTCCTCAACAAGAAAAACGCATTCGCGCCGAAACAATAGAGGAAAATCACCCAGCTAACCCACGCGCTGCCGAAGCCAATCCACGTAGCCAGGTGTGAGAGGAGGAGCGAGACAATCACGTGGACGAACTTGTACCCGCTGTACGCGACTAGGTCGAGGAGTTGCGAGGATGAGGAAATAGCGAGCAGGAAGGTTCCAGTGCGGATGATGAGGATTTCGAGGAGGGTGACGGATATCGCGACCGTCGCTGTGTAGCCTAGGAGTTCGGGGTGGAAGGCGCCGCGTAGACCGGCCAGCAGCGTGGAGAGCAGGATGTACGTTACCAGCGCCATGGTGGGGATGT encodes:
- a CDS encoding Stc1 multi-domain protein, yielding MPSRKQAHVYNQDDIDRLKGIALPPRLKCGLCHKNVPLIRFSTKQQTDARSQIRSFGKILKHINCQDCVGRQTVELECSMCGKTKGIDSFARTQRRKTDTAKCFVCIERQLADNAYEEGKYEDLSNAFTPDHSNGHAPEYFSSALSSTASNVDDGWKSVNDGSRRRQELEANGARRKGLVDGGIALSTDFQRALSMSGSASDSLIDTEYAFPAGRNGDGDSSEPRTKSWHTKSIEVLSASSGFDPNAYGRRTTPSVSGSSRSFASSVAERSDTTEIRPNGWAKIRAAPRASIANNISAQEIRDSYANRLREAEQAAQSEDNGEGPSNAGGDEEEEEDLQAESSAMAAERVRKRKRNQEDAIAKIKKGKAAKKVPKKKKKDSDDDSDFEGVMDMYKKAKPLPGQLENCEICNKRFTVTPYSKAGPDGGLLCTPCGKEMAKDAKAEKKASKPVVRKGRRKIESNRLDGMTVCGPKSLQQLCIEKLAQHSEDIDELGEMPEAIMNRISEIFSKKRHMNSTTMKLFLQPDMERVAIHEAAYLETEDYDQIFAVCPYVKSLSLRNCCQFKDSNIDYMNSQAKALQHIQLLGANLVTNDKWAELFIARGSDLKTLKVEWLDAAFDDEAVEALTTFCPNLERLKIERCKKIGADSIDAIARLEHLQHLTLRFYDPITHTKLIHLITSVGHNLQTLCLEHFLDATSEATDDVLSAIHSTCNKLRKFRFTENSECSDAGYVALFTDWANPPLRYVDLNSTRDLDNTNPDGPLDDPIGLADAGFKALISHSGSKIEYLDISSCRHISHETFIHIFNAKTRYPHLREINLSFCPVVDEEVVAGVFVSCPELRKVVTFGCFGVGEVRVPEGVVLIGAPRARERVEQFGGVGWEVEMGGGGGGLCLLWDECERRIFTAKKV